From the genome of Bradyrhizobium elkanii USDA 76, one region includes:
- a CDS encoding malonyl-CoA decarboxylase, with translation MANAFFSDLLSTISERGRVLLGRASPANDKQDASELLELCEALLSGRGEASGTAMAREVLDRYHHLDAAGRLSFFQTLARDFGPDRAKLAQAIESWRAKANGDDASDLHFASEPRRQELIRRLNRAPGGTGELVSIRSDLLSLMKGNKDLAALDRDVVHLLSSWFNRGFLVLRRIDWSSPANILEKIIRYEAVHEIRDWDDLRRRIDPIDRRCYAFFHPALADEPLIFVEVALTETIPGAIAPLLAEEREPVPVERARTAVFYSISNTQRGLGGISFGSFLIKQVVEELRRELPKLDNFVTLSPVPGFMQWVKQADDVPLTDEDRQLLESLGKPDWLENAELATQLRAVLEPLAAYYFLKARTPKGRLIDSVARFHLGNGARLERINWLGDLSPKGLRESAGIMVNYLYRLDDIEKNHEAYANNGEVIASSAVKKLLKGEGRRLLDMRLG, from the coding sequence ATGGCCAATGCCTTCTTCTCCGATCTGCTCTCGACGATTTCCGAACGCGGCCGCGTCCTGCTCGGCCGCGCCAGCCCGGCCAACGACAAGCAGGATGCTTCCGAACTGCTGGAATTGTGCGAGGCGCTGCTGTCCGGCCGGGGCGAAGCCTCCGGCACCGCGATGGCACGCGAAGTGCTCGACCGCTACCACCACCTCGATGCCGCCGGGCGGCTGTCGTTCTTCCAGACGCTGGCCCGCGATTTCGGCCCCGATCGCGCCAAGCTGGCGCAGGCGATCGAAAGCTGGCGCGCCAAAGCCAATGGCGACGACGCCAGCGACCTGCATTTCGCCTCCGAGCCGCGCCGCCAGGAATTGATCCGCCGGCTCAACCGCGCGCCGGGCGGCACCGGCGAGCTGGTGTCGATCCGCTCGGATCTGCTTTCACTGATGAAGGGCAACAAGGACCTTGCCGCGCTCGATCGCGACGTGGTGCATCTGCTCTCGTCCTGGTTCAACAGGGGATTCCTCGTGCTGCGCAGGATAGACTGGTCGTCTCCGGCCAATATTCTGGAGAAGATCATCCGTTATGAGGCCGTGCACGAGATCCGCGATTGGGACGATCTGCGCCGCCGCATCGATCCGATCGATCGCCGCTGCTACGCCTTCTTCCATCCGGCGCTGGCCGACGAGCCGCTGATCTTCGTCGAGGTCGCACTGACCGAAACCATCCCGGGCGCAATCGCGCCGCTGCTTGCGGAAGAGCGCGAGCCGGTTCCGGTCGAGCGCGCCCGCACTGCGGTGTTCTATTCGATCTCCAATACCCAGCGCGGCCTTGGCGGCATCTCCTTCGGCAGCTTCCTGATCAAGCAGGTGGTCGAGGAGCTGCGCCGCGAATTGCCGAAGCTCGACAACTTCGTGACGTTGTCGCCGGTGCCGGGCTTCATGCAGTGGGTTAAGCAGGCCGACGACGTGCCGCTCACCGATGAGGACCGCCAGCTGCTGGAAAGCCTCGGCAAGCCCGACTGGTTGGAGAACGCCGAGCTCGCCACCCAGCTGCGCGCCGTGCTGGAGCCGCTTGCCGCCTACTATTTCCTGAAGGCGCGCACGCCGAAGGGACGACTGATCGATTCAGTCGCGCGCTTCCATCTCGGCAACGGCGCACGGCTGGAGCGGATCAACTGGCTCGGCGACCTCTCGCCCAAGGGCCTGCGCGAATCCGCAGGCATCATGGTCAACTACCTCTATCGCCTCGACGACATCGAGAAGAACCACGAAGCCTACGCCAACAACGGCGAGGTGATCGCCTCGAGCGCGGTGAAGAAGCTGTTGAAGGGCGAAGGCCGGCGGCTGCTGGACATGCGGTTGGGGTAG